From Butyricimonas paravirosa, one genomic window encodes:
- a CDS encoding FecR family protein, translated as MEDKTIPAKLIYRKIKGKLSAVEEERFDAWLKEGWEHREYYERMQRIYQEENMQEVAVGKIQDAWEMFEKRVQGRWRVERKRRWMWGMSVAASVVIVLCLIMYYQVNTRKDMNIAVQNIVPGQYNAILEMADGSTYHLGEQQGSLQEKTGRLIKIDSTLVSYLPVSNKQEIPQEIVYNKLSVPRGGEYRIELEDGTKVWMNSESCLRYPVAFFNDMREVYLEGEAYFEVQRDVDRPFIVHSGEQKVTVLGTSFGISCYASEVNDYTTLVSGKVKVDFERRKQSFVLEPGMQVVYNKESDVATEKKVDVAEFVAWKNGKYVFKQKRLVDILSTLSRWYDFEVFYRNEDVKEVLFSGELRRFDDFSYLLQLIERTSDVKFVIDKKIVQVMR; from the coding sequence ATGGAAGATAAAACTATACCGGCTAAATTAATTTACCGAAAGATTAAAGGAAAGCTTTCTGCGGTGGAGGAGGAACGTTTTGATGCATGGCTAAAAGAGGGATGGGAACATCGGGAATACTACGAGCGGATGCAGAGAATATATCAGGAAGAGAATATGCAGGAAGTTGCGGTAGGAAAAATTCAGGATGCATGGGAGATGTTTGAAAAGCGTGTACAAGGACGGTGGCGTGTAGAGAGGAAACGGCGTTGGATGTGGGGAATGAGTGTGGCGGCATCTGTGGTGATCGTGCTTTGTTTGATAATGTATTATCAGGTCAACACGAGGAAGGACATGAATATAGCCGTACAAAATATTGTGCCGGGACAGTATAATGCTATTTTGGAAATGGCTGATGGGTCCACATACCATTTGGGAGAGCAACAAGGCTCGTTGCAAGAGAAAACGGGGAGGCTGATAAAGATTGATAGTACACTGGTGAGCTATCTGCCCGTGAGTAACAAGCAGGAAATACCTCAAGAGATCGTGTACAATAAATTGAGCGTGCCCAGAGGGGGGGAGTACCGGATCGAATTGGAAGATGGAACAAAAGTATGGATGAATTCGGAATCTTGTTTACGGTATCCGGTTGCTTTTTTTAATGATATGCGAGAAGTGTATTTGGAGGGAGAGGCCTATTTCGAAGTGCAACGGGATGTGGATAGACCTTTTATTGTTCATTCCGGTGAACAAAAAGTGACGGTGTTGGGAACGAGTTTCGGTATTAGTTGTTATGCTAGTGAGGTAAATGATTACACGACGTTGGTTTCAGGAAAAGTAAAAGTCGATTTTGAGCGGAGAAAGCAAAGTTTTGTGTTAGAACCGGGAATGCAGGTTGTATATAATAAAGAGAGTGATGTTGCCACGGAGAAGAAAGTGGATGTTGCGGAATTTGTGGCTTGGAAAAATGGGAAATATGTATTTAAACAGAAACGTTTGGTGGATATTTTATCCACCTTGTCTAGGTGGTATGATTTTGAGGTTTTCTATCGAAACGAAGACGTGAAGGAGGTCTTGTTCTCTGGTGAGCTGAGGCGGTTTGATGACTTCAGTTACCTGTTGCAATTGATAGAACGTACGAGTGATGTGAAGTTTGTTATAGATAAAAAGATAGTACAAGTAATGAGATAA
- a CDS encoding RNA polymerase sigma factor, which translates to MNLDEDRSYISGLRKRDTRTYEVVFKKYYQPLVMFVVRHIGNEDVAKDIVQDIFFKLFESSSSLPDDFLLKSWFYRVARNAAVDYLRHLQVEDKYKFLMAEAMISIPDIDEEIDEQVYAKVNLAIESLPEQCRLIIKLNVLEGKKYQEIAEELGITINTIRTQVSRGYKKLRDILSEEVDSSVLFFMFLKNK; encoded by the coding sequence ATGAATTTGGATGAAGATCGGTCATATATTTCGGGGTTACGGAAACGAGACACCCGAACTTATGAGGTCGTATTTAAAAAATACTATCAGCCACTTGTTATGTTTGTTGTGCGTCATATTGGTAATGAGGATGTTGCAAAAGATATTGTACAAGATATTTTCTTTAAGTTATTTGAAAGTAGTTCTTCCCTGCCTGATGATTTTCTGCTAAAATCATGGTTTTATCGAGTTGCCCGTAATGCTGCGGTTGATTATCTGCGTCACCTGCAAGTGGAGGATAAGTATAAGTTTCTGATGGCAGAAGCGATGATTAGTATCCCGGATATAGATGAAGAGATTGACGAACAAGTGTACGCTAAAGTGAATTTAGCTATAGAGAGTTTGCCGGAACAATGTAGGTTGATTATTAAGTTGAACGTGTTGGAGGGGAAGAAATATCAAGAAATTGCAGAAGAATTAGGAATCACGATTAATACGATTCGTACACAGGTGTCCAGAGGATATAAGAAATTGCGGGATATTCTCTCGGAAGAGGTCGATTCTTCTGTTTTATTTTTCATGTTTCTGAAAAATAAATAG